ACAACAAGTAATAAAGGTCcaactttcaaattcataagtcctacgataataaatttaaaatagtaaAACTTAAACATAAAGACTcaaatctttaatttaaaataatcaattactaaacttatgattttaaaaattaaatcttaaatttaaaaaactaaactacaaaacttataattttaaaatttaaggatGTAAAATAGCAACTATTAGGTTCTTTTTACCAgatttaatctttaaattctaaacaCTAAACAACTAAAACAATAATATTCGAAATtaaatttacatatttaaaagttataattttaaATCTTAGTTTTTATATACAAACCCTATATTTGATCctacttttaaattttacatcTTAACTTTGAAATTCTAAACTAGCCAACCCAAAATTATATGTTCTAACTATTGCACCTGAATACTACATTTTATGTTATAtgaaatttaataactaaaagaaaacaaacttaCCTCTTTGTTTATGCTACCGACAACGTGCGCAACGCTGTTGAGCCGATAAAGACTACGTTCATCTGCTATAGTCCCGGTCCCAGCAAAATCCAAATGGCCAAATCCTCATCACACTttcctctcttcctctctctacaacgtctctttctctctctaaaaagaCAGAAATGGCTCAAATTGAATAAACTGCGACTCCCTTCTCGCGTATTTATACTAAAGCATAAACCGCTGGACCGTTGTCGCGGTTTATGTATATTTCACATCAATATAGAAATTGTGAGACTCCTGTCGTAGTTTTTAGCTATTTCAGTTGTCAATGTAAACTGCTAGTCGGGTGTAGTGGTTTACGTTCATTTGAAATCCATGGGTAtgatggctgctcctcctccttgaagtttCGGCCATGGTGGAGAAATCAAGctaatgatgttttcttcatgttttctcctagGATCTCTTGTTCATTCACCATAAGCTCTaagaaaacgtgatttctagATACCTTGAGGTGAGAaaaaccttcttttcatcatcatgaaccttcagccttcatggttcatatggttctaaagttgttttgatgttaaaatagACGTAAAAGTACTTTTAGAAGCTTCTTTTTTGTTCAACTTTTGACAgcagcaaaggaggtaaggtttggtaaattaattaatgattggCTGTGTTCTTGAAGTGTGAAATCAGATCTTGTTGCTTGAGACTTGATTCTGAGTGTTTATGTGATGGTTTGAACAAGAGATCTTGTTGTTTAATACTTGAAAATCAAGTTATTGATGGTTATGAAATTGCTGTTGTTACTGTTGGAAAACGTGGCTTTTCAGCCATGAAATTCATGATATTTGATGTAtttttgatgtgtatttgatggctgaaaCGTTGCTCTTTGATTTGGTCAAAATCAGGTAAAAAATGACtaccgaaaagattgaaaaattgGTTGAAAATCAAGCtgaaatctgatgaacttttgaaaaaatatttttggttttcgAAGGACAAGAAAAACGttggttttgatgattttggggtGGAAAGTTAATTAAGGAAAATTAAGAGACCAAAGtgtaaatattaaaagttaaggaGTCAAAATGCAATTTCTTAAAAGTTCAGaggtcaaaatgcaatttttgaaagttgaataaaatattattattttaatattaaaatattattttattattaatattattttattaataataataaaatattaataaaaggcAGTTTTTTCTAAAAATCTCAAGAAAGCAGTTTTGAGTCCAAAATTCTTTAATTCTCTTTATTAAACACCTAAGAAAAAGTATAAGAGAAGGTATTGAGGTATGTCAAGTAATGAAAAAAGATTTAGAAACTTGCAAACATGTTAGAAAGGGAAAGAGTTAAAAGTTATATAGCTATATGTTTGACCTCACAGAATAAGCAgagagttgttattcctgtaggccgaagttcacctacagtgaatatcaattgtgtatctcagggtgttgttCCTGTAggtcgaagttcacctacagagagttgtgatttcTGTAAGCCGAAATTCACTTACAGGGAcgccatttctgtaagccgaagttcacttacagaggtgccatttctgtaggccgaagttcacctacagaaagttgttatgttgtgtttagactattcctgtaagccgaagttcacttatagGGGCGCCATTTCTataggccaaagttcacctacagagatgaAGCCATATTTAGGACTAGTTTCTAAATAATGTCGggttgcagggtgtaaaccgacacgtgagctcatggcctgcataggacaaacatgcatcatacttggttgtgcatttcctctgttatggttgttgtatgaatgtatgctttctttgtttgtactatattctctgtgtctgtgttttattttcttgtattcttttgtttgtgcttTGCTTCCTGATTTCTTAACTTCTCTAATTATATgtatcttctgtttactacttttctattttctgctatttgtctgctaaataacatagaattaatgaacttaactaataaccccagccttactaagaactccccaattcttatccattctctctccctttccccttcagatggaagcatgagtaccttTTCGTAGTTCACTGATGACCATTCCGCAAAgagaattccgctctaggtagtcttctgaatctagggtgaatctcgttctctgttAATATATATATGCTGTGAGGCCAGCTTACGTCTGTATCCCGTTTGTatgtgaactttaacctaaatcatgTGTACGAGACTCTTGTTATATGACTACTTGATGGAGTACCAGTGAGACGTCATATGACAATGTATGATCGTGCAGAAGAGTGGTAGATGATCTTCCACCTTTTGATGTCGTTTCACCGGACTTGAGTCTTAAAGACCTAGATAACACTTTCCCtcactttagtagtttagagggattaggtgagtatagagtttaGGCTAGCCTGGACGCCAGTTTAGGGACTTTTTAAACAGGTCAGGGCCTGAGATGCCGTATGTGTTTAGGGGTGTTCTAATAGAGGTTCTTCACtttaataaaggctggataactgaatgttgttAACTGCTTAAAATGTATATGTGTATataagtgtggttgtttataactattttatctgctattctttgtgaattgattatgaaagattttgtttattaatctaaatgttttcaaaaagaaaTTACCCCGCAAATTAACAAcgttttaacaacgaatcagactcatataataaataataaataataattaagaagacAAGTTGATAGCTCTCAGTTTCCaatatgatctagacatactgaaaaATGGGTGATTACATAGAACCTCTCTTAcgatttacataaaataataaaaaattatatttacatatacaattttataaaagttgtatttaaataaatttaagaataaaataatttattttagttatttattctaataaaataaaaattaaattgggTCCAATTATAATATTATCACATCATCTAACTATTGAAAACTTTTAGCGAAATAAAAATAGTTACATCAACACTTTGTCAGTTAGCAGTTTAGCACCAAAAATACACTGAGAACCTACTATAGGGTCTAAAACTAAATATAAAggactattataaaaaaaattagaacttcGAGAACAAATACTTATAAGTAATTGGGTGAATGGTAGGGaccattataaaaatttatttatataccgGAAATGATTTTTAGTGTGGAGATCGATAAGGAAAGAGGAATCTTCAAGGTATTAAGGAAGTAACAACTAACAAGTAACTGCGTTGCCGTTGGCTACGGTGGATCGGTCAATTAGCAATTAGGAAAGTCGTCGAGGGCGGCGGGCGATCCCCATCGAAATGGATTTCTTGGAACTGGAGGCAGTGGAAGGCTTGAGGTGGTCATGGAACTCATGGCCAACCTCGAAATCCGAAGCTTCGTCTCTCATAATCCCCCTCTCCATCATGTGCACCCCTCTCATGCAACCCCCCGAGCTTCCCATCGTACCCTGCGACCCTCTCAACTGCTCTCGATGCGACGCCGTTTTGAATCCCTACGCTCGTCTCGACTACCAGTCTCGCATCTGGCACTGCCCTTTCTGCTCCCAACGTAACCCCTTCCCTCGCTCCTACTCCGACATCGCCGATACCAATCTCCCCGCCAAGCTCTTCCCTACCTATAGCTCCGTCGAATACGCCCCCGCTCACGTGCCTTCTAGTTCTAACTCCCTCCTCTCACGTGCGCCTAtcactcctccttcttcttcttcttctcttcctcctcgCGTGCTGTCTTCGTCTTTCTCTTCTTCGTCTTCGCTGGTTAGTGTCGCCGCTGCTGCTGCTGATCCGCGTGGGCCTGGGCTTGGGCCTGGGCCTGCTTTGGTGTTTGTTGTGGATCTCTCCTCTGCGGAGGACGAGTTGCGTGCGCTTAAGAAGGAGCTGCTGCTGGTCATGGAACAGTTGCCGGAGAACACCCTTGTTGGATTAGTTACCTTTGACTCCATGGTTTATGTTCATGATCTTGGCTATTCTGAGTGTTCAAAGGTTATCCTATTCCATGGCGATCGTGAAGTTTCGTCTAATCAGGTACAATAGATAGTTAATTCTAATTCATTTTTTAGTATTTGGCATTGTATCTGGTTATTCAAATTAATCTGACTAGCACTCTGAAGGGGCTTAAAGTGTGAGGGCTAGCTTAAGTTAGTGATTGAGATAGTTGCTGACTAGTGATTGGTTTGAATTAGTTTTCGCAATTTGGTTGTGACAGTTgtaaagaagtagaagagaatcACAGATTTAGTTGGTAGGAGTTCATTCAATCTTGTTTTAAGTTCTACTTTTTCAAGGACTTACATGCTATGCTGCTTTATTATCATTTACTGTGAAATGTCATAATCATCAGCTAGATTAAGTTTCTACTTTTTTCGTTGCAGAACAATCTAATCTGCACTGTCCCTAAAaatatttggtttttttttttctttgttcacAGACCAGACAGTTCCTCAATATTAGTCACGCCCACCACCAGCTGCATCATGGACAAACACCTGTTGTCCCAAAGCAGGGATATTTGTTGCCAATTTCAGAATGCGAGTTCAGCATCACCGCGGCAATTGAAGAGATCCATTGTATGTGGAAGTACACTTCAGGAAGGCGTCCTCTAAGGTCCACGGGTGCTGCAATATCAGCTGCACTTGGAGTTTTAGAGTCTTGCCTAATAAATACTGGGTCGAGGATCATGGTCTTCACATCTGGACCTGCTACTCTAGGACCAGGTGTGGTTGTGGACTCAGATCTCGCCCAAGCCATGAGAACCCACCAGCACATCATGAATGGGCATGCAAGACACCATGAGAAGTCTTGTAGTTTCTACAAACGAGTTTCCAAGAGGCTCTGTGATGCATCTGTTGTTCTTGATCTGTTTGCTTGTTCTCTTGACCAAGTTGGAGCGGCTGAGCTTCGAAAACCTGTTGAGCGCTCAGGTGGGTTTATGATTCTGGCCGAGTCTTTCGAATCAGATCAATTCAGGAAATGTTTGAGGCATCTATTTGAACGTGATGATGGTGGCTATTTGAAGATGAACTTCGATGCTACCATTGAAGTAGTGACAACGAAAGATGTGAAAATCTGTGGAGCACTTGGTCCTTGTGTGTCTCTTCGAAAAAAGAATAGTTTAGTAAGTGAGAGTGAGGTTGGAGAAGGGGGTACCTGTATGTGGAAGTTAAATACTCTGACCGACAAGACTTGTATTGCTTTTTTCTTCCAAGTAAGCAACGAACAGAAAATCCAGCCTGGTTCTGCATTTTTAATTCAGTTTATCACACGATACAGACAAGGGAACTTGGGAATCCGGAAGAGGGTGACCACAGCTGCAAGACGATGGGTTGGGAATTATTCTACCGATATTGCTGCAGGGTTTGATCAAGAAGCCGCAGCTTCGGTTATGGCAAGACTTGCTATTCTCCGGGCAGAGACATGCTATGCCCGTGATGTGATTAGATGGCTGGATGACACACTTATCCGTTTTGCTTCAAAGTTTGGGGATTATGTGCCAGAAGATCCTTCCACATTCCGGCTTTCGTCCAACTTTTCCCTTTATCCCCAGTTTATGTTCCACTTAAGGCGATCTCAATTTATTGATGTCTGTAACACTACACCTGATGAAACTGCTTTTTTCCGACTAATGCTAAATCGCGAAGGAGTAGTGGGCTCTCTTATAATGATTCAACCTACGCTTTTCCAATATTCATTTGATGGGCCTCCTGTGCCAGTACTTCTAGACATTCGTTCCATTTATCCAGATGTTATCTTGCTCTTTGATTCCTACTTCCATGTGGTGATTCATTATGGGTCCAAGATTACTCAGTGGAGAAAGCTTGGTTATGATAGGGATCCGAATCATGAGAACTTCAGAAAGCTGTTGGAAGCCCCAGAATTGGATGCACAGCAATTGGTGATGGAACGGGTGCCAGTGCcaaagtttataagatgtgacCAGCATAGCAGTCAGGCAAGGTTTCTTCTTGCCAAGTTGAATCCATCCGTAACTCAAAATTCAACATACACAGATGGTTCGGACATTGTCTTTACAGATGACTTGAGCTTGCAAGTATTTTTAGATCACTTGCAGGTATTGGCAgtgcaagggtaataaaaaatgACATTAATTAGGTTTAGGCTCTTCAGCATGGTCATACGAGAAAGATATCTGTAAGTAGCTTACAAAGAAGAGGTTTCCATGTTTTTGGCAGAAAGTATTTCCTTGGTTACTTTTGAATTGTAAATTCTCTGATTTCTTCTGTACGATTACAATTTTATTTAGTAAACTAGTTTTGAAGATGTAGCTTCTGTTTATTGTTTCTTTGTCTAGGAAGTAGGAACTGGGTTATCCCCCCAAATTTCTCTGCCTATATTGTAAATATCATTTGGTATGATTAAAAGAATGCCCCATTTCGTTTATTTATGATTTGACTTGATGGTAGCAAATAAATCTTTACTCTTCTTTTGGTTGGAAAGGTCAATATGATTCTCAGGAGTCATAACCCATGAGCAAGTGTCAGCATTAGCATCTCATATGCAAGCAATCTGAGTAATTCTTCGAGGATTGGAAATTTTTTGTCTCAAACTTATTACAGGTTGGCTTGATCTTCTCTGGTTTGTTTTTCAACACAAGAACAATTTTGGACGTTCAAGAGCCAAATTTCGTCTGGTATCCAATAAGGATTCAAAGTTCAATACTTCAAGAATATGGTGAGATCTAGATTCAGAAACTTGATTAGATTGATTCGGGATAAGAACTCCAACCTCTGTTGTGCCATGATACAGCATATGCCATGAATGAAGGGCGATTTCTACTGCACAGAAGGTTGGTGAATTATGCAAAATCTTTCTTGAGTTGGCATGGATTTTTTTCTTAGAAAACTGAGATAGAAGTGTTCGCCAACTTCACAGCTATGatatgataatgatatgataaCCAGTTCCTGAATTCTGTGTGTTAGTTCCATGCTGATTTTCTCCAGCATTCTGTCTATTCTGGCAAGATTCTAAATCATTACTATTTCCATACATGTTTATAATTGTTCCACTAAATCTTATGCAGAAGTTGTTAACAGTTTTTACCAATTTTTATGTTTTCCTTGGACGGTTATTCTTTGTGTAATTTTGTGTTCAGGTTCTAATATCTTAGATCAGAATTACTCCTCTTATGGCTATCAATCAAAGAAGTGaatcaaagagaaaaaaaaatacaaagaataACAATAGCAATCATAAAGTTAATCCATACAAACATGTTGAAAAGAAATATATCAAATGATTAATCATCCCATATTTCATGTACAAACAAATGCATAAACGTTGTTTTGATATCTGAAAATGTTCTACTATTTATAGAATTTCAAGTCATGCCTTAATCTTCACAAAATTTCAAAGATTTAAGGTACAAGATTGGATAAACAAAGTACAAATGGCTTAGGATAGAGGATGAAGGAAacataaatgacaaaaaaataaattcgACAATGGAACGTACTCAGTCAGCCAGTAAACTTGTAaatcgtttttttttttccacGAGATGGATTAGATTTGTAAGTGTTTTTTGAGAGTAAAGATCCTACTCTTTTCTATTATTTCGCACATTCTATTTATAGAAGAACTAGCAAGAGGCTGCGCAGGTGGGTGATTAAGTTTGAGCAATTAATAACAAAGATATATGAGAGAGAAACATATAAATTGGATAAAGATATGTTTGTCATGTATATTTATTGAGCTTAGAAATATGATGACAGTGATGTAGATAATAATTCTGGATCATGCATTAACTAAACAtggttaattaatataaatacatGGCAAGAAAAGAAGGATTGATTGTTGAAGCAAAAGTGCACATTTTCCATTCTAAATTTGATAGCTGTGCTGTTTACATAAATACCAATtgagtttgaaaattaataatgtGTGCAACATATAGATACAATGATAAGGGTAAAACTTGGTAAAATATTAGAAAGAAAATATTGAGACATAAATAAGGAAGAAATGGTTAAAGAAAGAATTCAAAGGAATTGAGAATAGGGTAATGCTAGGTAGCaaaaaaaaaacagccagaacttaccttatttagcattcattaattgtcgcaacaattaatgaatactaaataaggcaagttatggctgtttttggctgattttctttggttaccaaacatttccgttGAGAATATAATTCTTACTTATTGTGTGTGACACAATATGCCAAAATCAAATATTTCTGAAAAATTTATGATAAACGACATTCTTGGTTTCAGTGTAATCATTTGAATTGTCATGAGAAATAACAATCTTCAGTCCATATTTGTTATTAACTCTTGAGACCGCAACATATCGTTGGCCATGTGTGAATACTGGCTGTTTAAGGAGTAACCCAACATAATCCAATGATTGTCCTTGACTTTTATTTATAGTCATGGCATATGAGAGCATCAAAGAGAAATGCCTTCGTTAAAACTTAATGGCAGTTTTGTACCCGAAGGAGTTAATGTCATCCTAGGTATGAAAGCCTTTTCAGCAATATTAGATTCTGATAAGACTTCTGGTTCAATAACTTTGTTGTCAAGCCTTGTGATAACTAATCTAGTATAATAACAAAGGCCTGCTGAATGACAAAATTTCTAATAAATATTATAGGACTGCCTTGCCTAAAGCTGGAAGTCCGAGAGATTTAATGTTTGCCAAAAATTCTGGAGTGTGCATTGATGCCAGACTGTCTGCTGCTCCTTCTTTAAAAGAATGTGAATCGGAGttgagataatttttttttttcattttcatttaaaGCTAGCATATAATCATTAACCTGTTCAACAACGTTGATTGTTGGAGCCAAAATAGCATGGCCATGCAAATTCCTGAACTCTGTGGGATCCTTTAGGTAGTTAATATATATAGCTTCAACGATTGCATGAATTGGATCATCAAAATTTGTAATTAAGAGTTCAGGTGGTATAGAGACCACATTGTATCCATCTTCTGAATGAGCAAGCTTTCTATCTCCTAAATCAAGGATCCATTGTGCAAATTCTTTTCGTTCTCTGATGCTTTCATCTTCTATTGAAGACCTTAATCTCATATTCTGAGTTAAAGTTAATAACTTACATTCATGTCATAGATAAGAGGAATTATTTGATGCATTAACAATATATTGTCTTGTTATCATTGGGAGGATTTGCCTAAAATCACCACCAAAAACGACTGTTTTTCCCCAAATGGCAACCGTAAACTTGAATGGTTAGCGTGTTGAATTAAGTCTCTCATAGTTTGATCTAGTGCTTCAAAGAAAAATTTATTCATCATTGATGCTTCATCCCAACTAATAACTTTGGTTCCCAAAATTAACTCAGCTAGTGGGCTTCCTTATTTTATATTACAGGTGGAATATTCATCAGAAGTTAGGGGGATTGTAAACCTGGAATGAGCTGTTCTTCCTCCAAGTAGCAAGAGTGAAGCTATTCCACTTGAAGCAACTATTAAGACAATTTGACCCTTTGATCTAAGAGCAGCTGAGACAGTATTCCAAACGAAAGTCTTTCCTGTACCTCCGTACTCATATAAAAAGAAAACTTTACCGCAATCTGAATTGACAGCTTGAAGGATTTGGTCATATACATATTTTACTATGGTGACTAATATTTTTAAGTATCCAAATGCAGATACACTCCATATGCTTACTATAAAAAGGCTCTGACACACTCAGACTTGAGTGCAAGTAGATTAGCAAGTTGATCTTAAAGAATTCATTTCATTTTTAGTAAAGTTGTGAAATATTGGTTATGTAGTTCTCGCTGATAACATCGATAAATTCTCCTTAAACACTAACTATGATTTATTCGCTGCAGTACCTACctattaattgtaatttgctgcATACCTTAAACCATTTGGACATGGTTCAGTTTGGCAGATTGATTACCTTTTCGTATAGGcaataatgtatttttttttcaccTACTAAGAAGTGAAGGGAAAAGCTCAGAATAAAAGTTTGGGATTGAATGGACAGAGTGCTGTCAAGTGTATAAACTAAAGGTAAGAGGCAACATTATACTGAAGCTGAATTCCCTGCAGAACTACTATATAGAGTTGTTGATTGAAAGATTTTAAACTGTAAACTGTATTAGATTATTATCTGCTACTCTGTGATAACATATATTTTGCACTATATGAGAAATAGTATTTTACATGTTTTGACGTGTGATCTATAAGTAtgtcatatattttattttgaatgtcATAAACAATGGCAACCTAAAAATATATTGTACATAAAGTatctattataattaataaaccaCCATTTATGTCTCAGCATATCTATTGATTTTCCATTCACTATGGTATAATGCATTATCTACTTTAATTTGAACACTCTTTAGAAAATGAAGAGTGGAGTTTGCTTATGTTGAAAAACTGCATAAATTGTGAAACAGAAATTTGCTGCTGATTTTCATATAGTGCACTGATATCAACCTAAAGAGTAGACATAATGGTAGTTGGCAGCTATCAACTCCATCAAAGAAAATTTACTACAAATCTTACTTTTTCTAATTACCAATATAATGTAATTAGAAAAGGTATATAATTTGTAGTGatgatattattttattacagaattctattctatttttaagaaaaaatactaAATGGATAAAAATCACGGTATATATAAGAGTTTTTAGAATTCCTTATTCTTTTATATAAGGGTTTAtgtatatgttttcaaaatccctTTTTCTTATCAAATAGAAGAGCAATTACTCGAATATTCACCACATTTTTATATAGCTTAATAATATATTATGTCTTAAGAGTCTTGGGTATTATGTCTTAAGAGTCTATACAGATTGAGTTGAAATGTATTCGAAATTCTTTTTTCTTATCAAATAATCGACCAATTAGTCCAAGATTCGTTAATATTTTTATACACCTTATTTTATTATCTAAAGTTGcactttatattttgtattttaaaaaaatagcttattttgtatattttctttTAGCAACCATAAataattgagcacaaaatatttttttctttcaaaagtgaataaatatttttttttcatgtatTATTGATAATGTTTATAAAAAAGTTGATTAAATAATAGAGTAAAACCTCTCCCCAGTCTCTAACCATTTATGGAAAGGACCTGGCGCCCCCTGACCATTAGAAAATAACAATGCGATATCCATTCTCTCCGTGTGACCGAAAGGACCCTCTTGACGATTTTTTGGTAAAAAGTAACCGAAAGAGCCTAATGGTCAGGGGGCGCTATAAGAGCATTTCGGTCCCACAGAGAGAATGGATAAGGACTGTGTTATTATTTTCTAATGGTCAGGGGGTGTCAGATCTTTTTCATAAATGGTTAGGGACCGGAGAAGGGTTTTACTCTAAATAATATTAagttaaaaagtaaatttttttatattttttatatgtttcTGAGATTTGGTATACAGAATTTAACTCCATACattaccaaaaaatattaaatagttaaaatCAAGCTTCATAATAATGGTAATTCAAATAGTTTGTACTTTAAAAAATAAGTTGATTTTgtatattttgttaataataaacataaagaattgagtataaaataaattgaacTTTAAAAAGTGAATTACTAGagttatttttgttttcatgTATTATTTGTTATATTTCTAAAAAGTttgactaaaaaatattaaatttagaaGTCAAACAAAATGatttgttttttcaatttttgagaTTTAGTATAcaaaagttaattaaaaaaaattgataaaaattattaaacatttaaaataaagcatcgtaaCAATGGTACTGGACACTTATTAATCCAATTGAataaaaattacataatattttttttgtatttaatctATGTATAATTTGTTATGTAAatagtttcaattttttttttcttatcaaaCCGCAAAACCATCCCATCAAGATTCataatatttctattttaattttcctttttacgTCAACTTCACTCCAAATTGCTGGTTTTTTAATGTGCAGAACAGTTTACAAAAGGCATAAGCAAATAAAATAGTATTAGCATGAGATTAGAACTGGTAATGGGTAGAGTAAGGTAggatagggtagggtttggattcTATCCTAACCCTACCCTCAAgttgaaaacttttttaaaattctacctTATCCTACCCACAAGTTGAGAATTTCTCAATCCTAACCCTACTCGCACCCTAAAGTTCTagaccctaccctaccctaccctatctgcagaaaaataaaaaaaattaagcaaatataaaattcaaccattccaaaattcatacatattaataaaatagaaaataaaaaactaacaataaaatcttaaagaaatctaacataaaattacaaataatatgataatcaactagtttagtggttatttcaaatttttataaaaggaaGATTGTGGATTCAACGCTCACTTTCTTTACTACATAtataacttttacatatatattatataatatattaggggTGCGGGTATGGTAGGATAGGGTAGGGTATACCCTGAACCCGTACCCTATCCTATCCATAGGCAAACTCGCACCGcatcctaccctacccgcagcggaTCGGGTAGACAACCCTATCCGAATGGGTTGGTCTGAGTTGGGTACCTGTGGATAGGGTATAGATTGCCAACCCTACatggaataacaaaaaaaaaatggtgaAGCGACATCCAGTATAAGAGGTGAAGGGTTAGTTCTGATCAGCAAAGTAGACATTCACTAAACCCAAAATAATATTCAGAGagttaatattttagaataaaagacacaaaaaattatataaacaaatgagtccaattcatattttaattagagCATGAAGTTACATTTTGTTTACTGCCTTATGAAACtcgattaaaaaaagaaaaactagagTAAAAATAAACTACAAAACATTAAAACATTTATATTACATCGTTTATGGACACCCAAGATCATTACGGCAACATACAT
The sequence above is drawn from the Arachis hypogaea cultivar Tifrunner chromosome 4, arahy.Tifrunner.gnm2.J5K5, whole genome shotgun sequence genome and encodes:
- the LOC112795722 gene encoding protein transport protein SEC23 G, whose amino-acid sequence is MDFLELEAVEGLRWSWNSWPTSKSEASSLIIPLSIMCTPLMQPPELPIVPCDPLNCSRCDAVLNPYARLDYQSRIWHCPFCSQRNPFPRSYSDIADTNLPAKLFPTYSSVEYAPAHVPSSSNSLLSRAPITPPSSSSSLPPRVLSSSFSSSSSLVSVAAAAADPRGPGLGPGPALVFVVDLSSAEDELRALKKELLLVMEQLPENTLVGLVTFDSMVYVHDLGYSECSKVILFHGDREVSSNQTRQFLNISHAHHQLHHGQTPVVPKQGYLLPISECEFSITAAIEEIHCMWKYTSGRRPLRSTGAAISAALGVLESCLINTGSRIMVFTSGPATLGPGVVVDSDLAQAMRTHQHIMNGHARHHEKSCSFYKRVSKRLCDASVVLDLFACSLDQVGAAELRKPVERSGGFMILAESFESDQFRKCLRHLFERDDGGYLKMNFDATIEVVTTKDVKICGALGPCVSLRKKNSLVSESEVGEGGTCMWKLNTLTDKTCIAFFFQVSNEQKIQPGSAFLIQFITRYRQGNLGIRKRVTTAARRWVGNYSTDIAAGFDQEAAASVMARLAILRAETCYARDVIRWLDDTLIRFASKFGDYVPEDPSTFRLSSNFSLYPQFMFHLRRSQFIDVCNTTPDETAFFRLMLNREGVVGSLIMIQPTLFQYSFDGPPVPVLLDIRSIYPDVILLFDSYFHVVIHYGSKITQWRKLGYDRDPNHENFRKLLEAPELDAQQLVMERVPVPKFIRCDQHSSQARFLLAKLNPSVTQNSTYTDGSDIVFTDDLSLQVFLDHLQVLAVQG